In Osmerus eperlanus chromosome 4, fOsmEpe2.1, whole genome shotgun sequence, the sequence GCAGATGGAGTAGGTCTTCCAAAAGAAGTTCTTACAGCTAAATCTGTGTCGAGGAGGTGCTCTGAGTGATCtcgcctcctggtctctctcctcctggtccctTTCCTCCTGGTCCCTCTCCTggtttctctcctcctggtctctctgcagATGCAGCTGGTTGGAGTCTGGGTAGTCTGAGGACAGCTGTGCTAACACCTGCTGCAGCAAGCCCCTCCGCTCTGGAGCCCAGTCCTGAGCACAGAGTTCAACCCTCTTCATCACTCACAGCAACGTTGTTTTATCTCTCACACTGCACTTTTTACATGGTTTAGTTTTTATACCCAACATGAACACTTTAacccaggggggggggcaaagcaACTGACATTTGCATGagacaccactcacacactaacaccattATGCCACCGCTACAATATCAATCTAAGAAACTAAAGTTATGTTTCACAGGTTTCTATCACTTACCTGATGTCTCTGTAGTCTTAGTCCTCCATCTAGGGGGAGAGCCAAAGTCTCCAGGTCGCTCCACGCCAGCAGGAGAAGAACGGACCTCAACTGGACCCTCATGATGAGCAGTTTAGTCCTGCAACCTCTCCAAGCATCCCACAGCCTCCAGCTTTATAGACCCTCACAAGGGGCTGTCTGACGCAGAGAGAGCAATTAGTGAAATTAAGATTTTAATTTACACACCCTCAAACCACTCTGACTAATTCTGATGGCAAAAATTCTCCTAATTAGACACCGCAAGTAAGTGAAAGCTGTTTCCACTCCAAACTTCCCCATTAATAGTTTTACATAAAAGAGCAGGCCATAGTGAATCTGACTTTGAAAGGATAAAGTGCTTGGTTTTGTTAAACATTAAGTTCCCTGTAATTGACTTACatagaaaatatgttttcaagTGTGCAGGGCTTTAAAATAAATTGATTGGTCACATTTTGCCCAGAGAATATGTGACC encodes:
- the LOC134019399 gene encoding somatostatin-1-like — its product is MRVQLRSVLLLLAWSDLETLALPLDGGLRLQRHQDWAPERRGLLQQVLAQLSSDYPDSNQLHLQRDQEERNQERDQEERDQEERDQEARSLRAPPRHRFSCKNFFWKTYSIC